A genomic segment from Camelina sativa cultivar DH55 unplaced genomic scaffold, Cs unpScaffold01286, whole genome shotgun sequence encodes:
- the LOC104774073 gene encoding cyclin-J18-like isoform X1, protein MSTEIVHLRRRLVEFLIQSSTQLELPPIVKYSALSLFFDRFRPSVVRFLQRKKAEHWLLQPLTESNLQLFVLVSIWISCKMHCARGLSVHSLKSFGDKVITEQLFMVRDFLDAELVFLRQVLKFDIGTLNIAYTLLEDLFIQFKEVAKVGELLNFEACMDMMDLLYETEETSLLYQSSTSLATSILVSSYIITVPKQQYDFPILPWGKHSYSCSFHQKFFRLTITKDRFRLIKS, encoded by the exons CAACTCGAACTTCCTCCGATCGTTAAATACTCAGCGCTATCTCTCTTCTTCGATCGATTTCGTCCTTCTGTAGTCAG GTTCTTACAGAGAAAGAAAGCTGAGCATTGGCTATTGCAACCTCTGACTGAAAGCAATCTGCAGCTGTTTGTGTTAGTCTCCATTTGGATCTCATGCAAA ATGCATTGTGCCCGGGGTTTATCGGTTCATAGTCTGAAATCCTTTGGGGATAAAGTGATTACAGAGCAACTCTTTATGGTTCGGGATTTCTTGGATGCG GAACTAGTTTTTCTGAGG caggttttgaaatttgacattGGCACTCTTAATATAGCTTATACACTGCTTGAAGACCTTTTCATTCAGTTCAA AGAAGTTGCAAAGGTTGGGGAACTTTTGAACTTTGAAGCATGTATGGACATGATGGATCTTCTTtacgagacagaggagacatCCCTTCTTTATCAATCTTCAACATCTTTAGCTACTTCCATTTTG GTGTCTTCTTACATAATCACAGTGCCAAAACAACAGTATGACTTCCCTATCCTCCCTTGGGGTAAGCATTCATACTCCTGCTCTTTCCATCAAAAGTTTTTTAGATTAACAATTACCAAAGATAGATTTAGATTAATCAAGTCATAG
- the LOC104774073 gene encoding cyclin-J18-like isoform X2, which yields MSTEIVHLRRRLVEFLIQSSTQLELPPIVKYSALSLFFDRFRPSVVRFLQRKKAEHWLLQPLTESNLQLFVLVSIWISCKMHCARGLSVHSLKSFGDKVITEQLFMVRDFLDAELVFLRVLKFDIGTLNIAYTLLEDLFIQFKEVAKVGELLNFEACMDMMDLLYETEETSLLYQSSTSLATSILVSSYIITVPKQQYDFPILPWGKHSYSCSFHQKFFRLTITKDRFRLIKS from the exons CAACTCGAACTTCCTCCGATCGTTAAATACTCAGCGCTATCTCTCTTCTTCGATCGATTTCGTCCTTCTGTAGTCAG GTTCTTACAGAGAAAGAAAGCTGAGCATTGGCTATTGCAACCTCTGACTGAAAGCAATCTGCAGCTGTTTGTGTTAGTCTCCATTTGGATCTCATGCAAA ATGCATTGTGCCCGGGGTTTATCGGTTCATAGTCTGAAATCCTTTGGGGATAAAGTGATTACAGAGCAACTCTTTATGGTTCGGGATTTCTTGGATGCG GAACTAGTTTTTCTGAGG gttttgaaatttgacattGGCACTCTTAATATAGCTTATACACTGCTTGAAGACCTTTTCATTCAGTTCAA AGAAGTTGCAAAGGTTGGGGAACTTTTGAACTTTGAAGCATGTATGGACATGATGGATCTTCTTtacgagacagaggagacatCCCTTCTTTATCAATCTTCAACATCTTTAGCTACTTCCATTTTG GTGTCTTCTTACATAATCACAGTGCCAAAACAACAGTATGACTTCCCTATCCTCCCTTGGGGTAAGCATTCATACTCCTGCTCTTTCCATCAAAAGTTTTTTAGATTAACAATTACCAAAGATAGATTTAGATTAATCAAGTCATAG